A region from the Desulfurellaceae bacterium genome encodes:
- a CDS encoding MFS transporter gives MSSNHVKDVDTFPLLTTRTKLAWVAILYFAQGLPVGLPFSVYFRAHGMSLEEIGLLSLTGLPWALKFVWAPAVDLRGKRRTWIVVCQGLLALDICLLLACDPTRLTSLSWALLIALPFLSATQDIAIDAYTIELLNEEEIGPANGIRVTTYRLALICTGGVFVALAGLVGWAVAFVGAALVLAASAVLSSRAPELTRPRPRLADWEKEETCQQGSWSWRTRFLFAELRRVCIGPLQSFWQRPGMVYVGLFILSFKLGDMALGPMVGPFWVDRGFTLVQIGTVPGTLGVVATILGALLGGKLTQWWGLFRALWILGAAQAVSNLVYAAAAALPPSAALMYTASVVESFCGGLGTAPFLAFLMYICDKTRAATQYALLSALFGLSRSVSGAFSGVLAESLGYAAYFTATFFLAWPAFLLLPWVRKWIRQRRAEESAGAESSGA, from the coding sequence GTGTCGTCCAATCACGTGAAGGATGTTGACACGTTTCCTCTTCTCACCACCCGCACCAAACTGGCCTGGGTGGCGATCCTGTATTTTGCCCAGGGGCTTCCGGTCGGACTGCCGTTTTCGGTCTACTTCCGCGCCCATGGGATGAGTCTGGAAGAGATCGGCCTGCTCAGCCTGACCGGCCTGCCGTGGGCGCTCAAGTTTGTCTGGGCTCCGGCCGTAGACCTGCGCGGAAAGCGACGGACCTGGATTGTTGTCTGCCAGGGACTGCTGGCGCTTGATATCTGCCTCCTGCTGGCGTGTGATCCTACCCGGCTGACCAGCCTCAGCTGGGCGCTCCTGATTGCCCTGCCTTTTTTGTCGGCGACCCAGGACATCGCCATTGATGCCTATACGATTGAGCTGCTCAATGAGGAGGAAATCGGTCCGGCCAACGGCATCCGCGTCACCACCTACCGGCTGGCCCTGATCTGTACCGGCGGTGTCTTTGTCGCCCTGGCCGGTCTGGTCGGCTGGGCGGTCGCCTTTGTCGGGGCCGCGCTGGTGCTGGCCGCTTCGGCTGTCTTGAGCAGTCGGGCGCCCGAGCTGACGCGACCACGTCCGCGGCTGGCCGACTGGGAGAAAGAGGAAACGTGTCAACAGGGGTCATGGAGTTGGAGGACACGTTTCCTCTTTGCGGAACTCAGGCGGGTGTGCATCGGTCCGTTGCAGAGCTTCTGGCAACGTCCCGGCATGGTCTATGTCGGGCTCTTTATTCTGAGCTTCAAACTCGGGGATATGGCTCTTGGTCCAATGGTGGGTCCCTTCTGGGTGGACCGGGGATTCACGCTCGTGCAGATCGGGACGGTACCCGGCACGCTGGGGGTTGTGGCGACCATCCTCGGCGCACTGCTGGGCGGCAAGCTCACCCAATGGTGGGGCCTGTTCCGAGCCTTGTGGATCCTCGGCGCTGCCCAAGCCGTATCCAATCTGGTCTACGCCGCCGCTGCCGCGCTGCCGCCCTCGGCAGCCTTGATGTACACCGCCTCGGTTGTCGAATCGTTCTGCGGCGGGCTGGGCACCGCGCCCTTTCTGGCTTTTCTCATGTACATCTGCGACAAGACCCGCGCCGCCACGCAATACGCGTTACTGAGCGCACTGTTCGGCCTCAGCCGGTCGGTGTCGGGCGCGTTTTCTGGGGTGCTGGCCGAGAGCCTGGGCTATGCGGCGTATTTCACGGCGACCTTTTTCCT